The proteins below come from a single Tachysurus fulvidraco isolate hzauxx_2018 chromosome 13, HZAU_PFXX_2.0, whole genome shotgun sequence genomic window:
- the cfap161 gene encoding cilia- and flagella-associated protein 161, whose product MDHVRVYRHGVRLGNWREDATLEEEALREFLQRKDRGELTVQKTGVLRQILLQHVSFSVSPDGFLRFGDTIMLVNTRSMDRDPCDPCDPCVLSIIADLSNIAHVKTNSRPFLQGPCQVGGASSIQPCVRNTFIITSVDESEDGDLLRYEQNFALRTTPEFGEELYLSSDNRTFQKFAKKSKLQEVSLVKHKDFLCCWRLLYFDPEERLENEGFPVQVNTKLLLSHCKTNQCLAALPEHTLWTMFGKESEITAHTFLNSHKAEKECNHWMFMTSDLRKEEPGRNPAESTNRPDSQTRNSQEH is encoded by the exons ATGGATCATGTGCGAGTTTACAGACATGGTGTCCGGCTGGGGAACTGGAGAGAGGACGCGACTCTAGAGGAG gaagctctgagagagtttctccaGAGGAAGGACAGAGGAGAGCTCACTGTACAAAAGACAGGCGTCCTGAGACAAATCCTGCTCCAACAT gTGAGTTTTTCCGTGTCTCCAGACGGATTCTTGCGTTTCGGAGACACGATCATGCTGGTTAACACCAGAAGCATGGATCGTGACCCCTGTGACCCCTGTGACCCCTGTGTTCTCAGCATCATCGCTGACCTCAGCAATATCGCACATGTGAAGACAAACTCCAGGCCGTTCCTACAGGGCCCCTGTCAGGTGGGCGGAGCCAGCAGCATCCAACCGTGTGTAAGGAACACATTTATAATCACCAG TGTGGACGAGTCTGAAGACGGAGACCTTCTCAGATACGAGCAAAACTTCGCCCTCAGGACGACTCCAGAGTTCGGGGAAGAG CTTTACCTGTCCAGTGACAACAGAACCTTCCAGAAATTTGCTAAAAAATCTAAGCTACAGGAAGTGAGCTTAGTGAAGCACAAGGACTTCCTGTGCTGTTGGAGGCTGCTTTATTTTGATCCTGAGGAACGACTTGAAAATGAAGGTTTTCCCGTGCAG gtgaacACTAAGCTGTTGCTGTCTCACTGTAAAACTAACCAGTGTCTCGCTGCTCtacctgaacacacactctg gACGATGTTTGGGAAAGAGTCCGAGATCACGGCTCACACCTTCCTGAATTCCCATAAAGCTGAGAAGGAGTGTAATCACTGGATGTTCATGACGTCTGATCTGAGAAAGgaggaaccgggcaggaacccGGCAGAAAGCACCAACAGACCTGATTCCCAGACAAGGAACAGTCaggaacactaa
- the si:dkey-88e18.8 gene encoding major intrinsically disordered Notch2-binding receptor 1: MSDSADDALVLLEILEVLGACRARVSYADVCVYLSGRYELNPLLELRSLLYSTACRDPCFPATLFRERLHPPCSNRLSAAADVVSLFNLLTHTRLPPSHTNSLSSCLACVQERAHCDWLHAGGGVIAPGCKYEDSTEALISLNSGGLHVNTLSRTLAHTHQRHTMQRAHSLDVPCGSTGNQESSDKLDRDGDPAQNCAQKRSIFKGEFHKLVPFIPADGSRLIPEGSREDSEDGQFISCNNPYSESAHDTHTEDVHTQSSETDTPPNAQTPYIQKHKSLDDLQSSTYFGPTVIERTYHQTAALTAKSYSLDIDSSLAEPSEHNKPGRERAKPQRPRSEKSALDKSGLIKPGFSKPSFEGSSFDIPGFDPFIVRSVRDTLKRLSGLSLDAWYDWSPDAEGVVSVATQTDMGDRRALRSLLLSEKLSIDNTDIAEDDISAIFRFLDDISMCGSMAVLPGDGGGPQEGGGAGLPERRERLGKLRRLFHSLEGPEEGVRWGVGRLLQRVTELEQRLEPISELREQLALVLSTLTRLEQRGQLVHSNSEPVQQQPPPQAQPEGGLRPSLSSEAADGAAAKRRGLFIRNSRSHAESSSSEQNREWSVSYSKEQHLHPSHAEQLGAFCKKENHPIQERKSSIIIPEVHKVPLRSSMQKVNLHPMDRPKVSWSQSELTPLDLQAPESLDFWMDEVYTPVSDTLLRRSQSLPRCSRTQGYRITAISVTATVILILIIVIPICTA, from the exons ATGTCAGACAGCGCAGATGATGCCCTGGTTCTCCTGGAGATCCTTGAGGTTCTGGGTGCATGTCGTGCACGAGTGTCATACGCAGACGTGTGCGTGTATCTGAGTGGACGTTATGAACTTAACCCACTGTTGGAGCTGCGGAGTCTGCTGTACTCCACGGCCTGCCGTGATCCGTGCTTTCCGGCCACGCTATTCCGTGAACGTCTCCACCCTCCCTGCAGCAACCGTCTCTCGGCGGCCGCTGACGTGGTCTCTCTCTTCaacctgctcacacacacacgcctgccACCCTCACACACTAATTCCCTGAGCTCCTGTTTGGCCTGCGTTCAGGAGCGTGCACACTGTGATTGGCTACATGCAGGAGGCGGAGTTATAGCTCCAGGCTGTAAATATGAGGACTCCACTGAGGCACTGATCAGTCTGAACTCCGGGGGGTTGCACGTAAACACTCTCTCACGTACGCTCGCTCACACGCACCAGCGACACACCATGCAGAGAGCACACTCTCTAGACGTTCCTTGTGGTTCCACAGGGAATCAAGAGTCAAGCGACAAACTTGATCGAGATGGTGATCCTGCTCAAAACTGTGCTCAGAAGAGGAGCATCTTTAAGGGGGAATTCCACAAACTGGTGCCATTTATTCCTGCAGACGGCAGCCGTCTTATTCCGGAAGGATCCAGAGAGGACAGTGAGGATGGACAATTTATCAGCTGCAACAACCCTTATTCTGAATCTGCCCATGACACCCACACAGAAGATGTTCATACACAGTCTTCTGAAACAGATACACCCCCCAATGCACAGACTCCCTACATCCAGAAGCATAAAAGTCTAGATGACCTGCAGAGCTCCACTTACTTTGGGCCTACAGTCATAGAAAGGACGTACCACCAGACGGCAGCCCTGACTGCCAAGAGCTACAGTCTGGACATCGACAGCAGTCTTGCAGAACCGTCTGAACACAATAAACCTGGACGGGAAAGAGCAAAACCGCAGAGACCTCGTTCAGAAAAGTCTGCTTTAGACAAATCTGGACTTATAAAACCTGGATTTTCTAAACCCAGTTTTGAAGGCAGTAGTTTTGACATCCCTGGGTTTGACCCCTTTATCGTCCGTTCGGTTAGAGACACGCTGAAGCGGCTGAGCGGGCTAAGTTTAGATGCCTGGTATGATTGGTCACCTGACGCCGAGGGTGTGGTCAGCGTGGCCACTCAGACGGACATGGGTGACCGCCGCGCCCTGAGGAGCCTCCTGCTCAGCGAAAAGCTCTCGATCGATAACACAGACATAGCAGAGGATGACATCAGTGCCATCTTCCGCTTCTTGGATGACATCAGCATGTGTGGCTCGATGGCCGTCCTGCCCGGAGACGGTGGAGGACCTCAGGAAGGGGGCGGAGCAGGATTGCCGGAGCGACGGGAGCGTTTAGGGAAGCTGAGACGCCTGTTTCACTCTCTGGAGGGTCCAGAAGAAGGTGTGCGATGGGGTGTGGGACGACTCCTTCAGCGTGTCACCGAGCTCGAGCAGCGTCTGGAGCCCATCTCTGAGCTGAGAGAGCAGCTGGCACTCGTCCTGTCCACACTGACCCGGCTGGAGCAGAGAGGACAACTGGTGCACTCAAACTCTGAACCTGTGCAGCAGCAGCCTCCACCACAGGCTCAGCCAGAAGGAGGCTTGAGACCCAGCTTGAGTTCTGAGGCGGCTGACGGAGCTGCGGCTAAACGAAGAGGTCTGTTTATACGCAATTCCAGGAGCCACGCGGAGAGCAGCAGCTCTGAGCAAAATCGCGAATGGAGCGTCAGCTACAGCAAGGAGCAACACCTACATCCTTCACAT GCCGAGCAGCTCGGTGCATTCTGTAAGAAAGAGAACCATCCAATTCAGGAGAGAAAGAGTTCCATCATCATTCCTGAAGTCCACAAGGTTCCTCTACGCAGCTCCATGCAGAAGGTGAACCTCCACCCAATGGACCGGCCAAAAGTTTCCTGGAGTCAGTCAGAGCTCACGCCGCTTGACCTGCAG gcccCTGAGTCTCTGGACTTCTGGATGGATGAGGTTTACACTCCGGTGTCTGACACACTCCTGCGCCGCTCTCAGTCTTTGCCACGCTGCAGCCGAACGCAGGGATACCGTATTACTGCCATCAGTGTTACTGCCACCGtaatcctcatcctcatcatcgtCATCCCTATATGCACTGCATAA
- the si:dkey-88e18.2 gene encoding interleukin-12 subunit beta: protein MRSSLNVITILCLCSKTVLALDKFPEKYVVGRKGSSITLSCDNAPNMKVTWTLDDQDLEEDKDLIKFEGNNVTLMKLDNDLTGNFTCWRDGKKVNDTFVLLDMSDTITGSPVSCMAETFNCTSTISCSISEKGYIDFRLWDESNNLLNRTTKWIFKLTHTTNPFAEEVKPIVVFGEAVSGLKNYFKTRYSFYIRDIIRPGCPRVSVLKKSPGDVLDVNPPDTWTLPLSYYPLQHEIQFQQRTDGTILSIFLSPNNTESTGRRVAVPPGTSKLRARCRDFLLLSQWSEWTQWQNVGKRRPKNVRKRKKKDKKKKRTRADQI, encoded by the exons atGAGATCTTCACTGAATGTCATCACTATTCTCTGCTTATGCAGTAAGACAGTGTTGGCTTTAGATAAATTCCCAGAAAAat ATGTGGTAGGCAGGAAAGGCAGCAGCATTACACTGAGCTGTGACAATGCCCCTAACATGAAGGTGACATGGACGTTAGATGATCAGGATTTAGAAGAGGACAAAGATCTGATAAAGTTTGAGGGCAACAATGTGACACTTATGAAACTTGACAATGATCTAACTGGGAATTTCACCTGCTGGAGAGATGGAAAGAAGGTGAACGACACCTTTGTCCTGCTGGACATGTCAGACACCATAACAG GTTCTCCTGTGTCCTGCATGGCTGAGACCTTCAACTGCACCTCTACAATTTCTTGTTCCATAAGTGAGAAGGGCTACATAGACTTCAGGCTTTGGGATGAAAG caacaACTTGCTGAATCGAACCACAAAATGGATTTTcaaactgacacacaccaccaacCCGTTTGCGGAGGAAGTCAAGCCCATAGTGGTGTTTGGAGAAGCTGTGTCTGGTCTAAAGAACTACTTTAAAACCCGCTACAGCTTCTACATCCGAGAtatca TAAGACCTGGATGTCCTCGTGTCTCCGTGTTGAAGAAAAGCCCTGGGGACGTGTTGGACGTGAATCCTCCTGACACGTGGACTCTGCCCCTGAGCTACTACCCTCTACAACATGAAATCCAGTTTCAGCAGAGAACAGATGGAACGATATTAAGCATATTCCTGTCCCCCAAT AACACAGAGTCAACTGGAAGAAGAGTTGCCGTGCCGCCCGGAACCAGCAAGCTGCGAGCTCGATGCAGAGACTTTCTGCTGCTCTCCCAGTGGAGTGAATGGACTCAGTGGCAAAAT GTGGGTAAGAGAAGACCAAAAAATGTGAGGAAACGAAAGAAAAAggacaagaagaaaaagaggacaAGGGCAGATCAAATCTAA